In Bradysia coprophila strain Holo2 unplaced genomic scaffold, BU_Bcop_v1 contig_350, whole genome shotgun sequence, a genomic segment contains:
- the LOC119080281 gene encoding multiple inositol polyphosphate phosphatase 1-like, which produces MEWFVGLGILMFAMVADGGVSMHNPFFCYTTDPIRSTPKMHSTMSSYEAIRRFNYTGVDSTVSSCSPGRFWYLGRYGGRFPHPALLQNMIDFAESSIQGDIARNYDAGRTSLCRHDFEAIRDWTRPSNFNIENASLATAAGVEAMQRIARRYQESFPDILTKEYSRSRFHFRHTETERTNTSIRAFATGLFGEASQNVVYEEVPENDWFLRPFDFCPEFSEQVSYLAEREAFRVGPEFEEMMEQVNRKLGFHGPNQLSVETVLLMWDWCRYETASTFEFSDSPTGDNATWCAPFSVTHQLLLEFFEDLGSFYSSGYGVRNQRLLENLNCGLLQDMLTLMQSDDATDQLARIFITYTQEIQGMLVALGAFRDAWPPHQHNYAHQTSRQWATSLIAVHASNLAVVRFDCDDGDHDLVFLLNEKPILIPGCDQQTYVCKLSVIVDRLQRFVEADCETFFCTGN; this is translated from the exons ATGGAATGGTTTGTGGGCCTCGGAATTTTGATGTTTGCTATGGTGGCAGATGGTGGTGTATCAATGCATAATCCATTTTTCTGTTACACTACCGATCCGATCCGTTCAACGCCGAAAATGCATTCGACCATGTCGTCCTACGAAGCGATAAGGCGTTTTAATTACACCGGGGTGGATTCAACAGTGTCAA GCTGTTCGCCTGGAAGATTTTGGTATCTAGGCAGATACGGAGGACGATTTCCACACCCTGCTTTGCTCCAAAATATGATTGATTTTGCAGAATCATCA ATTCAAGGCGATATCGCTCGTAACTACGATGCTGGTAGGACATCCTTATGTAGACATGATTTTGAAGCTATACGTGATTGGACACGACCATCAAACTTCAACATAGAGAATGCTAGTTTGGCCACAGCAGCAGGTGTAGAAGCTATGCAGAGAATTGCCAGACGTTATCAGGAAAGTTTCccagatattttgacaaaggAATATAGTCGAAGTCGTTTCCATTTCCGACACACTGAAACCGAACGCACCAATACATCCATTCGTGCCTTTGCCACTGGTCTCTTTGGCGAAGCATCTCAGAATGTTGTTTACGAGGAGGTACCGGAAAACGATTGGTTTTTGAGACCGTTCGACTTCTGTCCGGAATTCAGTGAGCAAGTTTCATATCTAGCTGAAAGAGAAGCTTTCCGAGTGGGACCGGAATTCGAAGAAATGATGGAACAAGTCAACAGGAAGCTCGGATTTCATGGCCCGAATCAATTGAGCGTTGAAACTGTTTTACTTATGTGGGATTGGTGTCGATACGAAACGGCGTcaacatttgaattttctgaTTCTCCAACAGGCGATAATGCTACATGGTGTGCTCCATTTTCAGTCACACATCAGTTGTTACTGGAATTTTTCGAAGATTTGGGTTCCTTCTACTCTAGCGGATATGGTGTAAGAAATCAACGTTTGCTTGAAAATCTGAATTGCGGCCTGCTGCAAGACATGTTAACACTAATGCAATCTGATGATGCCACTGATCAATTGGCACGAATTTTTATTACCTACACACAAGAAATTCAAGGGATGTTGGTTGCACTAGGTGCATTTAGAGATGCATGGCCGCCTCATCAACACAATTATGCTCACCAAACATCGAGACAATGGGCAACCAGTCTGATTGCAGTTCATGCATCAAATTTGGCGGTTGTTCGTTTTGA CTGCGATGATGGTGACCACGACTTAGTTTTCTTATTGAATGAGAAGCCGATCTTGATCCCTGGATGTGATCAACAAACTTACGTATGCAAATTGAGTGTTATTGTCGATCGGTTGCAACGTTTTGTCGAAGCAGATTGTGAGACGTTTTTCTGTACTGGTAACTAA
- the LOC119080279 gene encoding uncharacterized protein LOC119080279 isoform X3, whose product MDGENLSFDNGISYTNADVTKKDNDNAENRSAFERLESPQEMIGHLRDELAMANAEILRLKAKVNEYELCFVQEGSGIVNQRNELLKLLFQRDNTIERKSIEINILEKQLEAAVNAKFEALTRLDANGGNVLTDLTFSLTNNQPEIMAERQRKRDKLQNNSDNKVDAARQTKQSRKHATNADDNLEATTSRHLVHDVINSEIDQANLSTSHENRNDSIRIQNELLSEVRTRRQNQFVLDAFRSEAVRQVKA is encoded by the exons ATGGACGGAGAAAATCTTTCCTTCGATAACGGAATTTCGTATACAAATGCTGACGTCACGAAAAAGGACAACGACAATG CAGAAAATCGCAGCGCCTTTGAACGATTGGAGTCACCCCAAGAGATGATAGGCCATTTAAGAGACGAATTAGCAATGGCGAATGCAGAAATTCTTCGACTTAAAGCCAAAGTAAACGAGTACGAACTCTGTTTCGTCCAGGAAGGGAGCGGCATCGTCAACCAGAGAAATGAGTTGCTCAAGTTGTTGTTCCAAAGAGACAATACCATTGAACGAAAGTCAATAGAAATTAATATCTTGGAAAAACAGCTTGAAGCTGCCGTGAACGCAAAATTTGAAGCTCTCACTCGGTTAGACGCTAATGGAGGAAATGTACTAACAGACCTAACCTTTTCACTCACCAATAACCAACCGGAAATCATGGCCGAAAGACAGCGAAAACGAGATAAATTGCAAAATAATTCTGACAATAAAGTGGATGCTGCACGCCAAACTAAACAGTCCCGGAAGCATGCCACTAATGCTGACGATAATTTGGAAGCAACAACGTCACGTCATTTGGTTCATGATGTTATTAACAGTGAAATTGATCAAGCGAATTTGTCGACGAGTCATGAAAACAGAAACGACTCGATCAGAATTCAGAATGAGCTGTTATCTGAAGTGCGTACCCGAcgacaaaatcaatttgttcTTGACGCATTTA GATCGGAGGCAGTGAGGCAAGTGAAAGCGTAA
- the LOC119080279 gene encoding uncharacterized protein LOC119080279 isoform X1 — MDGENLSFDNGISYTNADVTKKDNDNAENRSAFERLESPQEMIGHLRDELAMANAEILRLKAKVNEYELCFVQEGSGIVNQRNELLKLLFQRDNTIERKSIEINILEKQLEAAVNAKFEALTRLDANGGNVLTDLTFSLTNNQPEIMAERQRKRDKLQNNSDNKVDAARQTKQSRKHATNADDNLEATTSRHLVHDVINSEIDQANLSTSHENRNDSIRIQNELLSEVRTRRQNQFVLDAFSKIGGSEASESVNQDLPTKNGRKMSDQKPPRSSNNVQTNHRYPFVKLKKMKLSF; from the exons ATGGACGGAGAAAATCTTTCCTTCGATAACGGAATTTCGTATACAAATGCTGACGTCACGAAAAAGGACAACGACAATG CAGAAAATCGCAGCGCCTTTGAACGATTGGAGTCACCCCAAGAGATGATAGGCCATTTAAGAGACGAATTAGCAATGGCGAATGCAGAAATTCTTCGACTTAAAGCCAAAGTAAACGAGTACGAACTCTGTTTCGTCCAGGAAGGGAGCGGCATCGTCAACCAGAGAAATGAGTTGCTCAAGTTGTTGTTCCAAAGAGACAATACCATTGAACGAAAGTCAATAGAAATTAATATCTTGGAAAAACAGCTTGAAGCTGCCGTGAACGCAAAATTTGAAGCTCTCACTCGGTTAGACGCTAATGGAGGAAATGTACTAACAGACCTAACCTTTTCACTCACCAATAACCAACCGGAAATCATGGCCGAAAGACAGCGAAAACGAGATAAATTGCAAAATAATTCTGACAATAAAGTGGATGCTGCACGCCAAACTAAACAGTCCCGGAAGCATGCCACTAATGCTGACGATAATTTGGAAGCAACAACGTCACGTCATTTGGTTCATGATGTTATTAACAGTGAAATTGATCAAGCGAATTTGTCGACGAGTCATGAAAACAGAAACGACTCGATCAGAATTCAGAATGAGCTGTTATCTGAAGTGCGTACCCGAcgacaaaatcaatttgttcTTGACGCATTTAGTAA GATCGGAGGCAGTGAGGCAAGTGAAAGCGTAAACCAAGATTTGCCTACAAAAAATGGCCGAAAG ATGTCAGATCAAAAGCCTCCCAGATCTTCAAACAACGTCCAGACTAATCATCGATATCCATTTGTCAAactaaagaaaatgaagttgagcttctaa
- the LOC119080279 gene encoding uncharacterized protein LOC119080279 isoform X2 → MDGENLSFDNGISYTNADVTKKDNDNENRSAFERLESPQEMIGHLRDELAMANAEILRLKAKVNEYELCFVQEGSGIVNQRNELLKLLFQRDNTIERKSIEINILEKQLEAAVNAKFEALTRLDANGGNVLTDLTFSLTNNQPEIMAERQRKRDKLQNNSDNKVDAARQTKQSRKHATNADDNLEATTSRHLVHDVINSEIDQANLSTSHENRNDSIRIQNELLSEVRTRRQNQFVLDAFSKIGGSEASESVNQDLPTKNGRKMSDQKPPRSSNNVQTNHRYPFVKLKKMKLSF, encoded by the exons ATGGACGGAGAAAATCTTTCCTTCGATAACGGAATTTCGTATACAAATGCTGACGTCACGAAAAAGGACAACGACAATG AAAATCGCAGCGCCTTTGAACGATTGGAGTCACCCCAAGAGATGATAGGCCATTTAAGAGACGAATTAGCAATGGCGAATGCAGAAATTCTTCGACTTAAAGCCAAAGTAAACGAGTACGAACTCTGTTTCGTCCAGGAAGGGAGCGGCATCGTCAACCAGAGAAATGAGTTGCTCAAGTTGTTGTTCCAAAGAGACAATACCATTGAACGAAAGTCAATAGAAATTAATATCTTGGAAAAACAGCTTGAAGCTGCCGTGAACGCAAAATTTGAAGCTCTCACTCGGTTAGACGCTAATGGAGGAAATGTACTAACAGACCTAACCTTTTCACTCACCAATAACCAACCGGAAATCATGGCCGAAAGACAGCGAAAACGAGATAAATTGCAAAATAATTCTGACAATAAAGTGGATGCTGCACGCCAAACTAAACAGTCCCGGAAGCATGCCACTAATGCTGACGATAATTTGGAAGCAACAACGTCACGTCATTTGGTTCATGATGTTATTAACAGTGAAATTGATCAAGCGAATTTGTCGACGAGTCATGAAAACAGAAACGACTCGATCAGAATTCAGAATGAGCTGTTATCTGAAGTGCGTACCCGAcgacaaaatcaatttgttcTTGACGCATTTAGTAA GATCGGAGGCAGTGAGGCAAGTGAAAGCGTAAACCAAGATTTGCCTACAAAAAATGGCCGAAAG ATGTCAGATCAAAAGCCTCCCAGATCTTCAAACAACGTCCAGACTAATCATCGATATCCATTTGTCAAactaaagaaaatgaagttgagcttctaa